DNA from Pelagibacterium nitratireducens:
CGAGCAGGCGGTGAGCGCGTTCTCGGGCGGCGGGGGCCGCCATTTCATCGCGCCAAGCGTGATCCTTGCGTTCTCGCTGAGCCTGTTGTGGCTGCGCAGCCGGCGCGCCTTCATCTTTCCGCGCTGGAGGGTGGCACGATGAACCGGGTCGGACGCCTCGTTTGCATTCGGCTGGCGGCCCGGATCGGGCTGGTGGTGGGGATCTTTTTCGGCATCATCCTGCTTGTCGAATTTCTCGATACGGGACGGTTCAACCAGACGGCAGCGCTGGCCGGGCCGTGGACCTCGACGGGGCTGGCGTTTCTGAGCGCTTTGCGCTGGAGCCTTCTGGGGCTGCCGGTGACCGTTCTGATCGGGGCCATCGTGGGGCTGATCGATCTGCATTCGCACCGTGAGATGGTGATCATCAGTGCGTCGGGGCGCTCGATCTGGTCGACGATGCGCTGGCCGCTCCTGATGATCATCCTCTCGGGCGTGATCGTGACGACGGTGGTCGACAGTTTTGCAATCAGGATCTATCAGCAGCTCGACGCCGCACAGATCGGCTGGGGACGCGCCTATGGGGTGCAGAACCGGGAGACGTGGTTCAACCAGACCGGCGCGGATGGCGACTACATGCTCTATGCGCGCTCGGTGACGCAGGGCGGCACGCGCCTGCGGGACGTTTCGATATTGCGGCCGCAGCCCGAAGGCGGGGGCGGCACACGCATCCATGCGCGAATGGCCGAACTCGAGCCCGGATACTGGCGCATCACCGACGGGATGATCCTCGACATCGACCGGGCGCCGCGCGCCTTTTCCGAAATGACACTGGCTACGACCGCCACGGGGTCCGAGTTGAGCCTGCAACTGGGGACCGCCGAGGACATGTCGTGGTTCGATTTGCGAGCGGCCCTGCGCAATGGAATCGCCGACCCGTTCGCGCGGGCGGCGGCGGAGACGCGTTTTCAAAAACTCAATGCCGTTCCGTTCGTTCTTGCGGGTGCTTTGCTGATTGCGTTTGCCTTTACCGGCGGTTATCGAAGAACAGGGCATTATGGGTGGACCATCGTCTATGGAATCGTCCTGGGCCTGGTCGTGTTTGTAATCACGGAGATGGCTGACCGGGCCGGCTCGGCAGGCGTTCTCGACCCGATTGCGGCGGCGTGGGGCCCTGCCCTTGTCGCCATCGTGATCGGTCTGACCGTGATCCTGCGTAGAGAAGACGGGCGCGTTTGATGGACAAACCACCCCTGGGGGCAACATCGGTGCGGCGTGGCGCACTTTTGGCCAGCGTGCTGGCCACGGCGCTCGCGTTTGCGCCCGTGGCAAGTGCCCAGCAGCTCGTTCCCGCAGATTTCTTTTCGCGCATTCCCTCGGGCAGTGCCGGCGACATGGCGGTTTCGGCCGATACCATGGTGTTCGACTCGCGCGACGATACTGTCGTGGCGCAGGGCCGCGTGGGGATCAGCTTTCAGGGCTTTCGCGCATCGGCTGACCGGGCGATCTATTACCAGCGTTCGGGACGGGTCGAACTTGTCGGCAATGTCGCGGTGATCGATCCCGAAGGGATCGAATACGTCGCGGAACGGGTGGAGCTGGAAGACGGCTTCCGCGAAGGGTTCTTGCGCGCGCTGACCGTGGCGTTTCCCGATGGCAGCCGGTTTACGGCAGCCGAAACAAATTTCGACGAAGGCGTCGAGCGGGTTTACGTCGATGGCAGCTATGCGCCATGCGGCACCTGCATCGATGCGAACGGCAACCGGATCGGGTGGTCGGTCAAGGCGGCCCGGATCGTCACCGACGAAGCCGAGCAGGTTATCTATTTCGAGCAACCCTCACTGCAATTGCTGGGGGTTTCGGTGATCTCGCTGCCCTGGCTGACGTTACCGCAGGACGAAGGGGTCGAATTTCCGGTCCTGAGCTATAACGACCAATACGGTGTCGCGCTGTCCCTGCCCTTTTTCCGCTACCGGATGGCCAATGGCACGCTGGCCGTGACCCCGATAGCCTATTTCAATCAGGGACCGGGCGTGTCGGTCGACTGGCGGCAGACCGTGGGCGATCTGAGCTATTCGGTGAGTGCATCGGGGGTCTATCAGTTCAATCCCGGCGCCTATAGCGGGCTGGCCAACCGCAATCTGCGCGGGGCGGTGCAGACCAGCGGCACATTTACACCGACCGCCGCGTGGACGCTGGGGTGGTCCTACACCGCGTTTACCGATCCGGGCTATCTGCCCGATTACGACATCGACAGCGGAACGGCACGCAATCAGGTCTATGCCCAATATCTCGATGCCGACACCTATGCCGATATCCGGGTGCAGCAATTGGTACCGCTCGACAACCAGCCGAGCCAGGCGGTGTTCGAGGCGCGCCAGAACGAGCAGGCCCTGACCCATCCCAATGCGGTGGCCGATCACATTATCGATCTTGAAAACGGGGCCGGTCGGGTTGAACTGAGCAGCCGGCTTTTGGGGTTGACGCGGGCGCTCGACGATACGAGCCATGGCTTTGTGCACGGCTATGAGGGCCAATCGGTCCACGCCATGATGCAGGCGAGCTGGTCCAACCAGTATGTCGTGCCGGGCGGGCTTCTGGTTTCGCCTTATCTCGGGATGCGTGGCGATGCGGCGTCCTATGACGGGGCAAGTTCGCTGGCCGGCGCGCCGGCGGCGCAGAGCCTGTTTTCAGCGACCCCGATTGCCGCTCTCGACATCCGCTATCCGCTTCTGGCGCGGACCGTTGGCGCTGCGCACGTGATCGAACCGATTGCGCAACTGGTCTATCGCGACGGCGAAGCAGTGCCCGGCATCACCAACAATGACTCCCAGGGATTCGTTTTCGACGACACCAATCTTTTCAGCTTCAACCGCTTCTCGGGGGCCGACAGGCAGGAAACGGGATTGCGGGCCAATGTGGGCGGACAGTTCCAGACCAGTTTCGACAATGGCGGATGGCTGAGCGGGCTGATGGGGCAATCCTTCCACCTGGCCGGAGCCAATGGCTTTAACGCAACCGATGGCAGCACGGCGGGCATCGGCTCTGGGATGAACGCTGACGCCTCCTATGTCGTTGCCGGCGTGCAGGGCGGCTATGGCGGGCTGGCCGGCGGGGCAAAAATGCAACTGGACCCCGCGACCGGCGACATACCGCGTGTCCAGCTGTCGGCCTCGGGCGAAGCTGATGGCTACAAAGTCACCGGCGATTACGTGTTCATCGCGGGCCAGGCGGCGCTAAGCCAGCCGCAGGACCGGCACGAAGTTGGTTTGGGCGCCGAAGTGCCGGTGGCCGATTACTGGACGGCCAATGCCGGGGTGGCCTGGGATCTCGACGCCAATGAATGGCTGCAGGCGACAGCCGGGCTGACCTATGACGACACGTTTCTGGCCTATGGCGTGCAGACGCGGTGGACGGGGCCGACACACCGGACGGCGAACGACTTCCGGGTCGGGGTCACCTTCAGCCTGAGCGGGCCGGAAAATTCGGACGTCGTCGATCTCGATGGCGGGTTCTGAACTCAACCATAAAAGCCAATTCCATTCCGGACCGGAACGCTTTAAACAGAACGCCAATCGCAACTGCCGAATTTGGCCGCATTTGTGCTAGAGGACGGCTTTGGCTAAAAGACGCTTTTAGGGAGCGGAACACATGAGACAATGGCTCGTATTGAGAACCGCTGGCATCTGTCTGGCTCTGGGATTGGCTTTCATGGCGGCTGCGGTGCAGGCGCAGGGCGCGCGGGTGACCGTGGACGGCCAGCCGATAACCGACCAACAGATCAACGACCGCGCAAATCTGTTGCGCCTCGAAGGGCAAGGGTCGAGCAATTCGGCCCGGGTGCAGCTGGCAACGGACTCCCTGATCGACGATACGATCAAGCTGGCAGAAGCCTCGCGCCTCGGTATCAGCGTTTCCGATGAGCAGGTGGATTCCGCGTTTGCCAATATCGCGACCAACATGCGGTCGAGCGTTTCCAACCTCAACAGCATCCTGACGCAGAACGGGGTCAATCCCCAGAGCCTGCGCGACCGGCTCGAAGCGGCGATTGCCTGGCAGCAGGTGGTGTCCCAGGTGCTGCGTTCGCGCATCCAGCTTTCCGAACTCGATCTGGAGATGCAGGCGGCCGAACAGGTGACCCCGGCGCTGGGGTTTGACTATATCCTCAAGGAAGTGCTGTTCGTCATTCCGCAGGGGTCGGGCATTTCCGCC
Protein-coding regions in this window:
- a CDS encoding LptF/LptG family permease; this translates as MNRVGRLVCIRLAARIGLVVGIFFGIILLVEFLDTGRFNQTAALAGPWTSTGLAFLSALRWSLLGLPVTVLIGAIVGLIDLHSHREMVIISASGRSIWSTMRWPLLMIILSGVIVTTVVDSFAIRIYQQLDAAQIGWGRAYGVQNRETWFNQTGADGDYMLYARSVTQGGTRLRDVSILRPQPEGGGGTRIHARMAELEPGYWRITDGMILDIDRAPRAFSEMTLATTATGSELSLQLGTAEDMSWFDLRAALRNGIADPFARAAAETRFQKLNAVPFVLAGALLIAFAFTGGYRRTGHYGWTIVYGIVLGLVVFVITEMADRAGSAGVLDPIAAAWGPALVAIVIGLTVILRREDGRV
- a CDS encoding LPS-assembly protein LptD; this encodes MDKPPLGATSVRRGALLASVLATALAFAPVASAQQLVPADFFSRIPSGSAGDMAVSADTMVFDSRDDTVVAQGRVGISFQGFRASADRAIYYQRSGRVELVGNVAVIDPEGIEYVAERVELEDGFREGFLRALTVAFPDGSRFTAAETNFDEGVERVYVDGSYAPCGTCIDANGNRIGWSVKAARIVTDEAEQVIYFEQPSLQLLGVSVISLPWLTLPQDEGVEFPVLSYNDQYGVALSLPFFRYRMANGTLAVTPIAYFNQGPGVSVDWRQTVGDLSYSVSASGVYQFNPGAYSGLANRNLRGAVQTSGTFTPTAAWTLGWSYTAFTDPGYLPDYDIDSGTARNQVYAQYLDADTYADIRVQQLVPLDNQPSQAVFEARQNEQALTHPNAVADHIIDLENGAGRVELSSRLLGLTRALDDTSHGFVHGYEGQSVHAMMQASWSNQYVVPGGLLVSPYLGMRGDAASYDGASSLAGAPAAQSLFSATPIAALDIRYPLLARTVGAAHVIEPIAQLVYRDGEAVPGITNNDSQGFVFDDTNLFSFNRFSGADRQETGLRANVGGQFQTSFDNGGWLSGLMGQSFHLAGANGFNATDGSTAGIGSGMNADASYVVAGVQGGYGGLAGGAKMQLDPATGDIPRVQLSASGEADGYKVTGDYVFIAGQAALSQPQDRHEVGLGAEVPVADYWTANAGVAWDLDANEWLQATAGLTYDDTFLAYGVQTRWTGPTHRTANDFRVGVTFSLSGPENSDVVDLDGGF
- a CDS encoding peptidylprolyl isomerase, whose translation is MRQWLVLRTAGICLALGLAFMAAAVQAQGARVTVDGQPITDQQINDRANLLRLEGQGSSNSARVQLATDSLIDDTIKLAEASRLGISVSDEQVDSAFANIATNMRSSVSNLNSILTQNGVNPQSLRDRLEAAIAWQQVVSQVLRSRIQLSELDLEMQAAEQVTPALGFDYILKEVLFVIPQGSGISASRRTAEANQYRSRYNGCDAAVDLAIQYTDAAVRDLGRRHATQLPEAIANELAGLTVGQISSPRVVENGVSMLAICEKAEAEDLTFLTEELRQEAGTDALQAEAEAYLGRLRSSASIIRR